The Panicum hallii strain FIL2 chromosome 9, PHallii_v3.1, whole genome shotgun sequence genome has a window encoding:
- the LOC112874164 gene encoding probable protein phosphatase 2C 12 — protein MEVHADVDGSGVPLAVLLKRELCNQKVEKPDILFGEANKSKKGEDFTLLMAKCHRRPGEGAAGGGGGGQNAGDDDTISVFAIFDGHNGSAAAIYTRENLINNVLAAIPPNLTSEEWTAALPRALVAGFVKTDKDFQTKAARSGTTVTFVIIDGWVVTVASVGDSRCILESAEGTVYFLSADHRLDANEEEVERVTASGGEVGRINIAGGAGIGPLRCWPGGLCLSRSIGDTDVGEFIVPVPHVKQVKLSNAGGRLVIASDGVWDALHFQEALNYTRGVPAEAAANRIVKEAVTSKGLRDDTTCIVVDILPPEKLSPPLKRHGKGGIKALFRRRPSDEMSEDQMDRGCLEPDVVEEIYEEGSAMLAQRLNINYPAGNMFKLHDCAVCQLEMKPGEGISVHGIMPKHSRVDPWGGPFLCSSCQVKKEAMEGKLHSRNSQSAVQPVPK, from the exons ATGGAGGTGCACGCCGACGTAGATGGGTCCGGCGTGCCCCTGGCCGTGCTCCTCAAGCGGGAGCTGTGCAACCAGAAGGTGGAGAAGCCGGACATCCTCTTCGGGGAGGCCAACAAGAGCAAGAAAGGGGAGGACTTCACGCTGCTCATGGCCAAGTGCCACCGCCGCCCGGGCGagggcgccgccggcggcggcggcggcggccagaatGCGGGCGACGACGACACCATCTCCGTGTTTGCG ATTTTTGATGGACACAATGGATCTGCAGCTGCCATATACACCCGGGAGAATCTAATAAACAATGTGCTGGCTGCTATTCCTCCAAATCTCACAAGTGAGGAGTGGACAGCTGCATTGCCAAGGGCACTTGTTGCTGGTTTTGTAAAAACAGATAAAGACTTCCAGACAAAAG CTGCACGTTCAGGGACCACTGTGACTTTTGTTATTATAGACGGATGGGTTGTCACTGTAGCATCAGTTGGTGATTCACGCTGTATTCTAGAGTCTGCTGAAGGCACGGTATATTTTTTATCAGCAGATCACCGGCTGGATGCTAATGAAGAGGA GGTGGAGCGTGTAACAGCAAGTGGTGGTGAAGTTGGGAGAATAAACATTGCGGGGGGTGCTGGG ATCGGTCCACTCAGATGCTGGCCGGGTGGATTGTGCCTATCAAGGTCAATTGGTGATACTGACGTTGGGGAATTTATAGTCCCTGTCCCACATGTGAAGCAAGTAAAG TTGTCCAATGCCGGAGGGCGGCTTGTCATTGCTAGTGATGGTGTCTGGGATGCACTGCACTTTCAAGAAGCTCTGAACTACACAAGGGGTGTGCCAGCTGAAGCTGCTGCTAATCGAATTGTTAAG GAAGCTGTGACTTCAAAGGGACTACGAGATGATACTACTTGCATAGTAGTTGACATACTACCTCCAGAAAAGTTAAGCCCTCCATTAAAGAGGCATGGAAAAGGAGGCATTAAAGCTTTGTTCCGTCGGAGGCCCTCTGACGAAATGTCTGAAGATCAGATGGATAGAGGGTGTTTAGAACCTGATGTTGTGGAGGAAATATATGAGGAGGGCTCTGCAATGCTTGCTCAAAG GTTGAATATAAATTATCCAGCAGGAAATATGTTCAAACTTCATGATTGTGCTGTCTGCCAATTGGAGATGAAACCTGGTGAGGGCATCTCTGTTCATGGTATCATGCCAAAGCATTCAAGAGTCGACCCCTGGGGCGGtccctttctctgttcctcttGTCAAGTGAAAAAGGAAGCCATGGAAGGGAAACTACATTCGAGAA ATTCTCAATCTGCTGTCCAGCCTGTGCCTAAGTAG